ATTGCTTTTTCCATAACATCAGGACGAATTAACATTCCTGAGCTATGACCAAATGTTGGAGCATCTATTCGCTCTTTTGGTTGAACCTGATCAAATAGATTTTGCACAGAAAAAGAAACAAGTTTTTTCTCTGCGGCTCTCTTGAGTAAACTTGTTTGTAAAAATGGTTGATACAACTCTGGAAAAAGAGTCAAGATAGAAACATTCATACAACAATTTTACACAATAACATTTTTAAATAACAACAATCTACTTAGCTTCAGGCTTTGATTTTTTAGCTGCAGCAGGCTTTGCAACAACTGCTGCTTTTTTTACCGCAACTTTTTTGACTTTAGGCTCAGATGCAACAACATCCAAAACTGCTACTGGATTTTGTTTTGATCTGATTTTCATCAAACGAACAACCGGTTCTGTTATTTCTGCACCAACAGAAACCCAATAAGCAATACGATCATCATGGAACTGAACAAGTTGTTTAGTTTTAGGATCGTAAGTACCAAGATTTTCTAAGAACATTCCATCTCGTTTTCTACGAGAATCAATTGCCACAATCCGATAGATTGGAGCATGTTTTTTACCAATACGGGCAAAACGAATTTTCACTGCCATTCGGCAATCCTTTTAGATAGAGTTAAACAATTACACATTTACAAATTTATAATTTTACAAAAACTTTTTATTTAAAAAAACGATTCTTCTTTAGAAGCTTAACAAATTGTTTACTTTGTTCAAACCTTTGCATTAAAAGATTTATACTAGAAACATCTACTCCAGCTCCTAAAGCTATTCTCTTTTTTCGAGACGCATTTATTATTTCAGGCATTAATCGCTCTTTTGATGTCATTGAGCTCAAAACTGCACGAAATCTTTTAAGCTCAAGATCACCCTTTTGAGCGTCTTGATCTGAAACTTTTACCGAAGACATACCAGGCATAAACTTCATAACCGATGACATTGAGCCTAATTTTGACATCATCGTCAACTGTTTGGCAAAATCATCAAGCGTTAACTCTCCAGACATAATTGACTTAGCAACAGCATCTTGATCTGACTGCTTAATCTTATCTTGAGCCTGTTCCATCAATGTCAGCACATCACCCATTCCAAGCATACGCTTTGCGATGCGCTCAGGACGAAATATTTCTAAATTTTCTAACTTTTCACCAGTGCCCATAAAATAAATAGGCTTTTTTAATTCATAACGAAAAGAAAATGCAGCACCACCACGAGCACCGCTATCCATCTTTGACAAAATTGCACCATCAAAACCGATACTGCTCTCAAATGTTTTTGCAACACTTAAAGACTGCTGACCTGTCATAGAATCAAGGACCATAAAGCTATATTTTGGCTGCATGATTTTTTTAATACCTGCCAGCTCTTGCATCATAGATTGATCAATTTGCAACCGCCCTGCTGTATCAAACATCAAATATTCATATCCATGCTTTTTATAATAATTTAAAATATCTTTTGAGGCTGCTGCTGGATCAGTTTCTGTTGATCTATAAAAATCAGCGCCAACTTGTCGAGCCAGAATTTCAAG
This portion of the Candidatus Dependentiae bacterium genome encodes:
- the rpsP gene encoding 30S ribosomal protein S16 yields the protein MAVKIRFARIGKKHAPIYRIVAIDSRRKRDGMFLENLGTYDPKTKQLVQFHDDRIAYWVSVGAEITEPVVRLMKIRSKQNPVAVLDVVASEPKVKKVAVKKAAVVAKPAAAKKSKPEAK
- the ffh gene encoding signal recognition particle protein, translated to MFDFLTEKLSGIFSSLTGKNKLTEQNLSVVLDQIKDSLLESDVAYESVQTFVDGVKNEVIGQKVVSSLKPDEQFVKIVYDKMLSFLGGAYLQEGFSFQIPSVIMVMGLQGSGKTTSLAKLAYFIKNQAQKHGKTRKILFSSVDFYRPAAIDQLEILARQVGADFYRSTETDPAAASKDILNYYKKHGYEYLMFDTAGRLQIDQSMMQELAGIKKIMQPKYSFMVLDSMTGQQSLSVAKTFESSIGFDGAILSKMDSGARGGAAFSFRYELKKPIYFMGTGEKLENLEIFRPERIAKRMLGMGDVLTLMEQAQDKIKQSDQDAVAKSIMSGELTLDDFAKQLTMMSKLGSMSSVMKFMPGMSSVKVSDQDAQKGDLELKRFRAVLSSMTSKERLMPEIINASRKKRIALGAGVDVSSINLLMQRFEQSKQFVKLLKKNRFFK